A single window of Chloracidobacterium thermophilum B DNA harbors:
- a CDS encoding 5'-nucleotidase, lipoprotein e(P4) family, whose protein sequence is MARLKPTAHTGITLVVGLLLGLGLGSTGTAVWGQREAAPRLNPQERTLDANLFMQTSAEYVACCLQTYAWASERLRQRLAALAPSERPPAVILDLDETVLDNAGFQSFLDRESKSYEKALWDRWERDFPTETRLVPGAKGFIEEAERAGVTVVYISNRTDREATVAALRHNGLSVEGIADRLLLRTDTADKTARRKAVEERYRVLLYIGDNLRDFSEIFVTPELAPDATDDARRQALAKRRMAVEQHAYRFGTDWFILPNPVYGEWQVPLGREPRRFLRPTEMR, encoded by the coding sequence ATGGCACGTCTGAAGCCGACGGCTCACACCGGCATCACCCTCGTGGTGGGATTGCTGTTGGGTCTGGGCCTGGGTTCAACCGGCACCGCCGTGTGGGGACAGCGGGAAGCGGCACCGCGCCTCAACCCACAGGAACGGACGCTCGACGCCAACCTGTTTATGCAAACCTCAGCGGAGTATGTCGCCTGTTGTTTGCAAACCTACGCTTGGGCCAGCGAACGGCTGCGCCAGCGCCTCGCGGCACTCGCGCCCTCGGAACGGCCGCCGGCCGTCATCCTCGATCTCGATGAAACCGTTCTGGACAACGCCGGATTCCAGTCGTTTCTTGACCGCGAAAGCAAGTCCTACGAAAAAGCCCTCTGGGACCGCTGGGAGCGGGATTTTCCTACAGAAACACGCCTTGTTCCCGGAGCCAAAGGTTTCATTGAGGAAGCCGAACGCGCTGGCGTGACGGTGGTGTACATCTCCAACCGTACCGACCGGGAAGCGACGGTGGCCGCCCTGCGCCACAACGGGCTGTCTGTGGAAGGCATTGCCGACCGCCTCCTGCTGCGTACGGATACGGCCGACAAAACCGCCCGCCGCAAGGCCGTTGAGGAACGATACCGCGTCCTGCTCTACATCGGTGACAACCTGCGTGACTTTTCGGAAATCTTCGTCACGCCCGAACTCGCGCCCGACGCGACGGACGACGCCCGGCGGCAGGCGCTGGCAAAGCGCCGGATGGCGGTTGAGCAACATGCTTACCGGTTCGGAACGGACTGGTTCATTCTGCCAAATCCCGTGTATGGCGAGTGGCAGGTTCCGCTGGGCCGCGAACCACGGCGTTTTCTGCGCCCCACAGAGATGCGTTGA
- a CDS encoding HD-GYP domain-containing protein, protein MSKQASAPDTWAARLAEYEAESTRLDLVEGYTAPHALRLAAVADKLAVAFGFSERGRRDLRIAALLHDIGESQLDLPFLTASRPLTFGERQMLWRHPVVGERVMYDRNLPEAIGLLVRWHHENWDGSGYPDGLRGEQIPLAARLLRLADVWCALTQDRPFRSAYQETEALAHLRAMAGTALDPTVTACWLADPTTDHNPSGSGVVGISGLMPWTVSQSPLHQAPLLGFEVAALQKEPFHSIALPFGGDGSLGWRLKLLGKQVLTNDPRQAETCRAIATVENNGYVLTASQVDAWLGAARDAAQDDATPINPALTRWLPLPHVRWLAGLRQAVLQTPDRITQALGMSLGLYLGDYWLGFDASVRHLCQSLEEAATEALPRLNRAVDNRLDNQATCLPAHVFAVQTAADVVYLRLPPLAPYDHVTGHRDGWREIWVSHHPDALGSLTRAHAGRFGGYLTSRREYRAALRSLLRRLPHFPRWLIGFAHEAEPPRDLLEEISAFRPITEVATKAAGECGTLLNQSIVFCKPVLKPESSAVLRQRGR, encoded by the coding sequence ATGTCCAAACAGGCTTCCGCGCCGGACACCTGGGCCGCCCGTCTTGCCGAGTACGAAGCTGAAAGTACCCGACTTGATCTTGTCGAAGGCTACACGGCACCCCACGCCCTTCGTCTGGCGGCCGTTGCGGACAAACTCGCGGTTGCCTTTGGGTTTTCCGAGCGTGGCCGCCGTGACCTGCGCATCGCGGCGCTGTTGCACGACATCGGCGAAAGCCAGCTTGACCTGCCTTTTCTGACGGCTTCCCGGCCCCTGACCTTTGGGGAACGGCAGATGCTGTGGCGGCATCCCGTCGTCGGCGAGCGGGTGATGTATGACCGCAACCTTCCTGAAGCCATTGGCCTGCTGGTTCGCTGGCACCACGAAAACTGGGACGGGTCCGGGTACCCGGACGGCCTCCGTGGCGAGCAGATTCCGCTGGCGGCGCGCCTGTTACGCCTGGCTGACGTGTGGTGTGCGCTGACGCAGGACCGCCCGTTCCGCAGTGCCTATCAGGAAACGGAAGCTCTGGCGCACCTGCGCGCTATGGCCGGGACGGCGCTTGACCCAACGGTGACGGCCTGCTGGCTGGCCGACCCAACAACGGACCATAACCCGTCCGGCAGTGGTGTTGTGGGTATCTCTGGGCTGATGCCCTGGACAGTCTCCCAAAGCCCCCTGCACCAGGCGCCTTTGCTCGGTTTTGAGGTGGCGGCCCTGCAGAAAGAACCGTTCCACTCCATTGCCCTGCCCTTTGGCGGCGATGGCAGCCTGGGCTGGCGGCTCAAGCTGCTTGGCAAACAGGTGTTGACCAATGATCCGCGTCAGGCAGAGACCTGCCGGGCCATTGCCACCGTTGAAAACAACGGCTATGTGCTTACGGCCAGCCAGGTGGATGCCTGGCTGGGGGCGGCGCGCGATGCCGCCCAGGACGACGCAACGCCCATCAATCCCGCCCTGACGCGCTGGCTGCCGCTGCCCCACGTCCGGTGGCTGGCCGGACTGCGGCAGGCCGTCCTCCAGACGCCGGACCGTATCACGCAGGCGCTGGGGATGAGTCTGGGGCTATACCTTGGGGATTACTGGCTGGGCTTTGATGCGTCTGTCCGTCACCTGTGCCAAAGCCTGGAGGAAGCGGCCACCGAAGCCCTGCCACGGCTCAACCGTGCCGTGGACAACCGGCTGGACAACCAGGCCACCTGCCTTCCGGCGCACGTATTTGCCGTGCAGACGGCTGCCGATGTGGTGTACCTGCGTCTGCCGCCGCTTGCCCCTTACGACCACGTGACCGGACACCGGGATGGCTGGCGCGAAATCTGGGTCAGTCATCACCCGGATGCACTTGGGTCACTGACGCGGGCCCACGCCGGACGCTTTGGCGGCTATCTCACCTCGCGCCGTGAATACCGCGCTGCGCTTCGTTCCCTGCTCCGGCGGCTTCCACATTTCCCCCGGTGGCTGATCGGCTTTGCCCATGAAGCCGAACCGCCGCGCGACCTGCTGGAAGAAATCAGCGCCTTTCGGCCCATCACTGAGGTGGCAACCAAGGCGGCCGGTGAGTGTGGCACCCTGCTGAATCAATCCATCGTTTTCTGTAAGCCGGTTTTGAAGCCCGAAAGCAGCGCCGTTCTCCGTCAGCGCGGCAGGTAG
- a CDS encoding molybdopterin oxidoreductase family protein — MATDRQHYRTCNLCEAMCGLEITVRGNDIVRIEGDRQDPFSQGYICPKGVALQDLHTDPNRLRHPVRRTRGGNWERITWEAAFDEVAGRLRDIQERHGNNAVATYQGNPAVHNFGTVLSFPSFVRTLKTRNIYSASSVDQLPHMVAAHAMFGHGLLLPVPDVERTQFFLIMGANPVVSNGSLMTAPGMSRRLQALRARGGRVVVVDPRRTETAELADQHLFIRPGTDAYLLLAMLHVLFAEGRVRLGRLAAFTDGVETLAAIVRDFPPARVAPLTGIAAETIEALAREFATASAAVCYGRVGLSIQTFGTSAQWLVNALNIVTGNLDREGGAMFPKAALDPLERFTAGHLGAWKSRVRGLPEFAGELPVAALAEEILTPGKGQIRALVTIAGNPVLSTPNGRQLDAALATLEFMAAVDIYINETTRHAHIILPPTGSLEHENYAAIFHHLAVRNTVKYSPAVFAPADDTRHDWQIFLELETRLASRTPLEAIRAQLRRGVRLGLGLDGMLDLAFRFGPYGTGLFGDGLTLAKVKAAPHGIDLGPLQPALPGRLWTKNRRIALAPEMLTQDVPRLQAQLQAQPMPPAANGMLLLIGRRQLRSNNSWMHNSERLVRGKARCTLLVHPDDARRYGITSGQMVKVMSRAGEITAPAEVSDEVMPGVVSLPHGWGHDRPGVQLDVARRYPGVSINDITDEQMVDEVSGNAALSGVPVRLAPVAGKAVSRPA; from the coding sequence ATGGCGACTGACCGGCAGCATTACCGGACGTGCAACCTGTGCGAGGCCATGTGCGGTCTCGAAATCACCGTTCGCGGCAATGACATCGTACGCATCGAAGGCGACCGGCAGGACCCTTTCAGCCAGGGGTATATCTGCCCGAAAGGGGTTGCCCTGCAAGACCTGCACACCGATCCCAACCGGCTGCGGCATCCGGTCCGCCGCACCCGTGGCGGCAACTGGGAGCGGATCACCTGGGAGGCGGCTTTCGATGAAGTGGCCGGGCGTCTGCGCGACATCCAGGAACGCCATGGCAACAACGCCGTGGCGACCTACCAGGGCAACCCGGCCGTGCACAACTTCGGCACGGTGCTTTCGTTCCCGTCCTTTGTGCGGACGCTGAAGACCAGGAACATCTACTCCGCCAGTTCAGTTGACCAGTTGCCGCACATGGTCGCGGCCCACGCCATGTTCGGCCACGGACTGCTTTTGCCCGTGCCGGACGTGGAGCGGACGCAGTTTTTTCTCATCATGGGGGCGAATCCGGTGGTCTCGAACGGCAGCCTCATGACCGCGCCCGGCATGTCGCGGCGGTTACAGGCGTTGCGCGCCCGTGGCGGCAGGGTGGTCGTTGTGGACCCGCGCCGGACGGAAACGGCCGAACTTGCCGACCAGCATCTTTTCATCCGGCCGGGAACGGATGCCTACCTGCTGCTTGCCATGCTGCACGTCCTGTTTGCCGAAGGGCGCGTTCGGCTGGGGCGGCTGGCGGCATTTACCGATGGCGTCGAAACGCTGGCGGCCATCGTGCGTGATTTCCCGCCGGCGCGCGTCGCGCCACTCACCGGCATTGCCGCTGAGACCATCGAGGCACTGGCCCGTGAGTTTGCCACCGCGTCGGCGGCCGTGTGCTACGGCCGCGTCGGGCTTTCCATCCAGACCTTCGGGACAAGCGCCCAGTGGCTTGTCAACGCACTGAACATCGTCACCGGCAACCTTGACCGGGAAGGCGGAGCCATGTTTCCCAAAGCGGCGCTTGACCCGCTGGAGCGGTTCACGGCCGGGCATCTGGGAGCGTGGAAAAGTCGCGTCCGCGGCCTGCCGGAGTTTGCCGGTGAACTGCCCGTGGCGGCGCTGGCCGAAGAAATCCTGACGCCGGGTAAGGGGCAAATCCGCGCTCTGGTGACGATTGCCGGCAATCCCGTCCTTTCGACGCCCAACGGTCGGCAACTCGATGCGGCGCTGGCCACGCTGGAGTTCATGGCGGCGGTGGACATCTACATCAACGAGACGACCCGCCACGCGCACATCATCCTGCCGCCGACGGGTTCGCTGGAGCACGAAAACTACGCGGCGATTTTTCACCATCTGGCCGTTCGCAATACGGTCAAATACTCGCCGGCCGTGTTTGCTCCGGCGGACGATACGCGCCACGACTGGCAGATTTTTCTCGAACTCGAAACGCGCCTCGCCAGCCGGACACCACTGGAAGCCATCCGGGCGCAACTGCGGCGGGGTGTCCGGTTGGGGCTTGGCCTCGATGGCATGCTGGATTTGGCATTTCGTTTCGGTCCTTACGGAACGGGACTGTTCGGCGACGGCTTGACATTGGCGAAAGTCAAGGCGGCTCCGCACGGGATTGATCTGGGGCCGCTCCAACCGGCGCTGCCCGGACGGCTCTGGACAAAAAACAGGCGCATTGCTCTTGCGCCGGAGATGTTGACGCAGGATGTGCCGCGTCTTCAGGCGCAGCTTCAGGCCCAGCCGATGCCGCCTGCTGCCAATGGGATGCTGCTGCTCATTGGCCGGCGTCAGCTTCGCAGCAACAACTCGTGGATGCACAACAGTGAACGGCTGGTACGCGGCAAAGCCCGCTGCACGCTGTTGGTGCATCCTGACGACGCCCGGCGGTATGGCATTACCTCCGGGCAGATGGTGAAGGTTATGTCCCGTGCCGGGGAAATCACCGCCCCGGCAGAAGTTTCCGATGAGGTCATGCCCGGTGTGGTCAGCCTGCCGCACGGTTGGGGGCATGACCGTCCCGGCGTCCAGCTCGACGTTGCCCGGCGCTATCCCGGCGTCAGCATCAACGACATCACCGACGAGCAAATGGTGGATGAAGTCAGCGGAAACGCCGCCCTCAGCGGCGTGCCGGTACGCCTTGCCCCTGTCGCCGGGAAAGCCGTGTCGCGCCCGGCCTGA
- a CDS encoding response regulator: MKAPVLLVVDDDELVLELLNDILQDEFTVVTATDGPSALEKLRLLSELDGVITDFDMPRMSGLELMWRIRQRYPTLPMVGLSGTLRSHHQIAGRCPEGAVFLQKPFEVSELLTLARRLFQPPGNQDYAGRTQL; the protein is encoded by the coding sequence ATGAAAGCACCGGTGTTGCTGGTTGTTGACGATGATGAACTCGTTTTGGAGTTGCTCAATGACATCCTACAGGACGAGTTTACGGTTGTCACGGCGACGGATGGCCCATCGGCCCTGGAGAAGCTGCGCTTACTGAGCGAACTTGATGGCGTCATCACGGACTTCGACATGCCCCGCATGAGCGGCCTCGAACTGATGTGGCGGATTCGCCAACGTTACCCAACCCTGCCCATGGTTGGGCTTTCGGGGACGCTCCGCTCCCACCATCAGATTGCGGGCCGCTGCCCGGAAGGCGCTGTCTTCCTTCAGAAACCCTTTGAGGTGTCAGAATTGCTGACTTTAGCCCGCCGGCTCTTCCAACCGCCCGGCAATCAGGACTATGCTGGGCGCACACAACTCTGA
- a CDS encoding ArnT family glycosyltransferase, whose product MTEGSAKAAAKSEPLHLSANAIPAWTDEARRADRLAGLLLAGLAALFAFFVTRRIGAIPAPTAAEGFLAHEALTGGLMLSRPALDWTLWAALVAFGDGVAQVRVYGVLLALATLVIIYSIGRKLHSRAAGLLAVACLIGDPNFFNSLRTFRPETGAVTFALLGFYLFLRAQATDRLGRKWLWGLLGGAASLLAGWFDPIGWSGFLWVLAWGLIQRGDLLGSTSWRIFLLGAGALLLPYLLWIGTHWAEYQRQAAQVAAVLYGQPGLSLWENLLAEGRRYAGWSNGILLIPTPDSLSVRLFQGMTLGALAYLGVRTARTISHMVSHWQFVRELRRRFGGMPAPAELKELYESGEVRLPKVGTLESWMFERGGLLRRLSLIVQEIEKDTRPITHWLQVLGAPSHPDWRIPRTGLLVVTLTGIVSLALFDSYKLPASLPILTAWFALCVGVFVVDALRWAVEQRRRTVPRVLRGLAVGVTMLALVTATLGSGGRAVWRFHRWTRTFTPAPYADLALVLRQVVPPGATIVASNTHRFAFPLGTRYVAPLDEEPFPAQIADENQPVVMITDETRASAPLRKLAAQSQWPLIAELSGTLYGTVRVYRLTGTESAPSLPARYYFMGSTNGYARRGYYTEQQRQEATLVWLAEPTELERLTKNLPHAGMRPPEVQRDGSQLALRIVTDVSNYTTRLRLPLPPLKPNVMYRLQTAVRVTQGGAVIGVRDQTGLWLNEPVALSESQTYVPIDILFVTNGRGDAELAIGNRRNQPAASALYLGRVEVREIGANP is encoded by the coding sequence ATGACGGAAGGTTCGGCAAAAGCCGCTGCCAAAAGCGAGCCGCTGCATCTGTCGGCCAATGCCATTCCTGCCTGGACGGATGAAGCCCGGCGGGCGGACCGGCTGGCGGGGTTGCTGCTGGCCGGACTGGCGGCGCTGTTTGCCTTCTTCGTCACCCGGCGCATTGGCGCCATCCCAGCGCCGACGGCGGCCGAAGGTTTCCTGGCCCATGAGGCTCTGACGGGCGGACTGATGCTCTCCCGTCCGGCGCTGGACTGGACGCTATGGGCGGCGCTCGTGGCCTTTGGCGATGGCGTGGCGCAGGTGCGCGTGTATGGCGTCCTGCTGGCGCTGGCGACACTGGTCATCATCTATTCCATCGGGCGCAAACTCCACAGTCGCGCGGCCGGGCTGCTGGCAGTGGCATGCCTGATTGGTGATCCCAACTTCTTCAACAGTCTGCGCACGTTCCGTCCCGAAACCGGTGCTGTTACCTTTGCCCTGCTCGGCTTTTATCTGTTTTTGCGCGCCCAGGCCACCGACCGCCTGGGACGCAAGTGGCTGTGGGGACTGCTGGGCGGTGCGGCCTCGCTGCTGGCCGGGTGGTTTGATCCGATTGGATGGAGCGGTTTTCTGTGGGTGCTCGCCTGGGGACTCATCCAGCGCGGCGACCTGCTGGGGAGCACCTCGTGGCGCATCTTTCTGCTTGGCGCTGGAGCGTTGCTGCTTCCCTACCTGCTCTGGATTGGAACGCACTGGGCCGAATACCAACGGCAGGCCGCACAGGTTGCCGCCGTCCTGTATGGGCAGCCCGGTCTGTCCCTGTGGGAGAACCTGCTGGCCGAAGGACGGCGCTATGCCGGTTGGTCTAACGGTATCCTGCTGATTCCGACCCCGGACAGCCTTAGCGTGCGGCTTTTCCAGGGGATGACCTTGGGTGCGCTGGCCTATCTGGGCGTCCGCACCGCCCGGACGATTTCCCACATGGTGTCCCACTGGCAGTTTGTCCGCGAACTGCGCCGGCGGTTTGGCGGGATGCCCGCTCCAGCCGAGCTGAAAGAGCTGTATGAGAGTGGGGAAGTCCGGCTCCCCAAGGTCGGCACGCTGGAAAGCTGGATGTTTGAGCGTGGGGGGCTGCTGCGTCGGCTTTCGCTCATTGTGCAGGAAATTGAAAAAGACACGCGCCCCATCACCCACTGGCTTCAGGTGTTGGGCGCACCGTCGCACCCGGACTGGCGGATTCCGCGCACAGGTCTGTTGGTCGTCACCTTGACCGGCATCGTGAGTCTGGCGCTGTTTGACAGCTATAAACTCCCGGCCTCGTTGCCCATACTGACGGCCTGGTTTGCCTTGTGCGTCGGGGTGTTTGTGGTGGATGCGCTGCGCTGGGCTGTGGAGCAGCGGCGGCGTACCGTGCCGCGCGTCCTGCGTGGTCTGGCAGTGGGGGTGACGATGCTGGCGCTGGTCACGGCCACGCTGGGTTCAGGCGGGCGGGCTGTCTGGCGTTTTCACCGCTGGACACGAACCTTCACCCCGGCGCCCTATGCCGATCTCGCCTTGGTGTTGCGGCAGGTCGTTCCGCCGGGCGCAACGATTGTGGCCAGCAACACCCACCGCTTTGCTTTTCCACTGGGCACCCGCTACGTCGCCCCACTTGATGAGGAGCCGTTTCCAGCTCAGATTGCCGACGAGAATCAGCCGGTGGTGATGATCACTGATGAAACACGGGCGTCCGCGCCTCTGCGGAAGCTGGCCGCTCAGTCCCAATGGCCGCTCATTGCCGAGTTGTCAGGGACGCTCTACGGTACGGTGCGCGTGTACCGACTGACCGGAACGGAAAGCGCCCCGTCACTGCCCGCGCGGTACTACTTCATGGGAAGCACCAATGGTTATGCCCGGCGTGGCTATTACACGGAGCAGCAGCGCCAGGAAGCCACGCTCGTCTGGCTGGCCGAGCCGACTGAGCTTGAACGCCTGACAAAAAACCTGCCGCATGCCGGGATGCGTCCGCCGGAAGTGCAGCGCGACGGCAGCCAGCTTGCCCTGCGGATTGTGACCGATGTCTCCAACTACACCACCCGCCTGCGGCTGCCCTTGCCCCCGCTCAAGCCAAACGTGATGTATCGCCTTCAGACCGCCGTGCGCGTCACGCAGGGCGGGGCGGTGATTGGCGTCCGGGATCAAACCGGGTTGTGGCTCAACGAACCCGTGGCGCTGAGCGAGAGCCAGACCTACGTGCCCATTGACATTCTGTTCGTCACCAACGGACGCGGCGATGCCGAGCTGGCCATTGGCAACCGGCGAAACCAGCCGGCCGCTTCCGCCCTGTATCTTGGGCGGGTGGAAGTCCGGGAGATTGGCGCCAATCCATAG
- a CDS encoding CoA transferase, translated as MSQKVLDLCRLLPGPLAGRMLADLGFEVVRLLPPAGDLTQALSPQLYNWLAAGKQTITLDLKTPDGVGQLKALVAEAAILLEMNRPGVMERLGVGPETLRAINPKLTYVRIASYREAALYEAPGHDLTYLAGGGFIPRFGDGWKYLQIADGAGAYWAVIAALDGLRKGGGFYEVYLSEAAAGLAYPPPVKLDGSIVCYGIYPTREGQLALGLLEPHFWQRFCAAVGREDWKASAFSPAIESNPVYVEIRTLLAERTADEWEALALTHGFPARKVQPYVPPPSTIPWREVR; from the coding sequence ATGTCACAGAAGGTACTCGATCTGTGCCGCCTTCTGCCCGGCCCGCTGGCCGGGCGGATGCTTGCGGACCTTGGCTTTGAAGTCGTACGTCTGCTGCCGCCGGCTGGCGACCTGACGCAGGCGCTGTCACCACAGCTTTACAACTGGCTGGCAGCCGGAAAGCAGACAATCACCCTTGATCTGAAAACCCCCGATGGCGTCGGGCAACTCAAGGCACTCGTCGCCGAAGCGGCCATCCTGCTGGAAATGAACCGTCCGGGTGTCATGGAGCGTCTGGGCGTCGGGCCGGAAACACTGCGCGCCATCAACCCAAAGCTGACCTACGTACGGATTGCCAGCTACCGCGAAGCGGCCCTGTACGAAGCGCCGGGCCATGATCTGACCTATCTCGCGGGCGGCGGTTTCATCCCCCGCTTTGGCGACGGCTGGAAGTACCTGCAAATTGCGGACGGGGCCGGGGCCTACTGGGCGGTCATCGCAGCGCTGGACGGGCTGCGCAAGGGCGGCGGCTTCTATGAAGTGTATTTGTCCGAAGCGGCAGCCGGGCTGGCCTATCCGCCGCCCGTCAAGCTTGATGGAAGCATCGTCTGCTACGGTATCTATCCGACCCGCGAGGGGCAGTTGGCGCTGGGGCTGCTGGAGCCGCATTTCTGGCAACGCTTCTGCGCTGCCGTCGGACGCGAAGACTGGAAGGCTTCGGCGTTCTCGCCGGCTATTGAAAGCAATCCGGTGTACGTCGAAATCAGAACCCTGCTTGCCGAACGGACGGCGGACGAATGGGAAGCTCTGGCGCTGACCCACGGTTTTCCCGCCCGCAAGGTGCAACCCTACGTTCCGCCACCGAGCACCATTCCCTGGCGCGAAGTGCGCTGA
- a CDS encoding collagen-like protein, with translation MSFACRRWWCLGLVWLLVVATPVGVMRVPAQSPVLGGSAGQEAGASAKSAASPEPLEIVVLRRVDDIDRPPTAEEVKDFLKKSPEYGMVLAWRVLTRQALAFRAGAALLRRSGIGFNPYLLLGGEWYPRLRAQLEREALFRAVQRLGGQAQGVWMGDTVVVPERVEATGDVVIVARQMVVEGREVVFEGSHHIYLFQAEPPRFMGAQAGRVMIVVKGFGRDEWREMVRKGKCPPNCDELPGADGADGKHGANGADGANGADGADGTCDSADTIDGRPGEAGQRGGDGEHGSDGQPGRDGETAPSITCDIPANDTTDYIFTARGGDGGSGGRGGDGGRGGRGGNGGRGGDGASCNYQYGRGGCGGNVGAAGRGGNGGNAGKGGKGGNGGNGGDITVTYCGLAKIRMYSGPGRGGYGGNLGHAGHLGSAGHPGARPGHDSALCSVRKDKKYPEFPGHGNYGQHGKYGEPGEHGAPGSTLGVARAEYSGSNSVSDDKDFKFCYYVSTDGGRTWQLLGVTMLADGQPSGSSATPATER, from the coding sequence ATGTCTTTTGCCTGTCGTCGCTGGTGGTGTCTGGGGCTGGTGTGGCTGCTGGTGGTTGCCACACCAGTCGGGGTGATGCGTGTGCCGGCGCAGTCGCCGGTGCTTGGCGGGAGTGCCGGGCAGGAAGCTGGGGCTTCCGCGAAGTCGGCAGCTTCCCCTGAGCCGTTGGAGATCGTTGTTTTGCGGCGGGTTGACGACATTGACCGGCCGCCGACGGCAGAAGAGGTGAAAGACTTTCTGAAAAAATCGCCGGAGTACGGCATGGTGCTGGCGTGGCGGGTGTTGACGCGGCAGGCGCTGGCGTTCCGGGCTGGGGCGGCTTTGCTGCGGCGGAGCGGCATTGGCTTTAATCCATACCTGCTGCTGGGTGGGGAGTGGTATCCACGGCTGCGGGCGCAGTTGGAGCGGGAGGCTTTGTTCCGGGCGGTGCAGCGGCTGGGCGGGCAGGCGCAGGGGGTGTGGATGGGAGACACGGTGGTGGTGCCGGAGCGGGTCGAGGCAACGGGGGATGTGGTGATTGTTGCGCGGCAGATGGTGGTTGAAGGACGGGAGGTGGTGTTCGAGGGGTCACATCACATTTACCTGTTTCAGGCAGAGCCGCCCCGGTTCATGGGTGCGCAGGCAGGGCGTGTGATGATAGTTGTGAAGGGTTTTGGGCGGGATGAATGGCGGGAAATGGTGCGGAAAGGGAAGTGTCCGCCGAACTGTGATGAACTGCCGGGGGCCGATGGGGCGGATGGGAAGCACGGTGCGAATGGAGCGGATGGGGCAAATGGGGCCGATGGAGCGGATGGAACCTGTGACAGTGCCGATACGATAGATGGGCGGCCCGGAGAGGCCGGTCAGCGCGGGGGCGATGGAGAGCATGGGAGTGACGGACAACCGGGCAGGGATGGAGAGACTGCGCCTTCTATCACATGTGATATTCCTGCCAATGATACGACTGACTACATTTTTACTGCACGGGGTGGTGATGGCGGTAGCGGTGGCAGAGGTGGTGATGGCGGGCGTGGTGGGCGCGGTGGCAACGGTGGACGGGGCGGAGATGGCGCCAGTTGTAACTATCAGTATGGACGCGGCGGCTGTGGTGGGAATGTCGGGGCGGCTGGGAGGGGTGGTAATGGTGGTAACGCTGGGAAAGGTGGTAAGGGGGGCAATGGTGGCAACGGCGGTGATATTACCGTGACCTACTGCGGCCTCGCCAAGATCAGAATGTACAGTGGTCCCGGCAGAGGAGGCTATGGTGGAAATTTAGGTCATGCTGGACATCTGGGTTCGGCAGGGCACCCAGGTGCCAGACCGGGACACGACAGCGCTCTTTGTTCTGTCAGGAAAGATAAGAAATACCCGGAGTTTCCGGGCCACGGGAATTACGGTCAGCACGGAAAGTATGGTGAACCTGGTGAACATGGGGCTCCCGGCAGTACCCTTGGTGTTGCACGAGCAGAGTATAGTGGCAGTAACAGCGTATCCGACGATAAGGATTTCAAGTTTTGCTACTACGTTTCCACTGATGGCGGTCGGACGTGGCAGCTTCTCGGCGTAACCATGTTGGCTGACGGACAGCCATCGGGCAGCAGTGCTACGCCCGCCACCGAAAGGTAA